In Aricia agestis chromosome 16, ilAriAges1.1, whole genome shotgun sequence, one genomic interval encodes:
- the LOC121734981 gene encoding skin secretory protein xP2-like, producing the protein AAPPAVAAAVAAPAAATDADPDHDDDAAADTCRRLAESTPDLLLDTPARAADHFAQDRDTLRRAPPPAAIAAPAAPAPAQHHRQTSSDGGVARTEPGAGAGGALGSPVPARNTLRVAAKFADLTLTGGSLKPALAAKPALLRRPTPHPAHAAPAPASAPASAPAPAEPQ; encoded by the exons gccgcgccgcccgccgtcGCCGCCGCCGTCGCAGCCCCGGCCGCCGCGACCGACGCCGACCCCGACCACGACGACGACGCCGCCGCAGACACCTGCAG GCGGCTGGCGGAGAGCACGCCGGACCTGCTGCTGGACACGCCGGCGCGCGCCGCCGACCACTTCGCGCAGGACCGCGACACCCTGCGCCGCGCCCCTCCCCCCGCCGCCatcgccgcccccgccgcgcccgcgcccgcccaGCACCACAG ACAGACGAGCTCGGACGGCGGCGTGGCTCGGACGGAgccgggggcgggggcgggcggtGCGCTGGGCAGCCCCGTGCCGGCGCGCAACACGCTGCGCGTGGCCGCCAAGTTCGCCGACCTCACGCTCACGGGCGGCTCGCTCAAGCCCGCGCTGGCCGCCAAGCCCGCGCTGCTGCGCCGCCCCACCCCGCACCCCGCgcacgccgcgcccgcgcccgcctcCGCGCCCGCCtccgcgcccgcgcccgccgagCCGCAATAG